The genomic region GATCAAAGATCTGATGGGCATGCAGGGGCACTTCGGAGTAGATTTCGATTTTTCCAAAAAAGGCAAATACGGCGTAATGTGTAAACTTCAGCTCAAAGACGGCAAAACCCGTAGTGCGAAGTTCTTGTACACAGTATAATAAGTGTTAAAATAGCATGGTCGAAAGAAGAAGCTATCTTCTCCGAATCAATAGAGAGATGTACGGGTATGAAAAGATTATTGGTAGTAGCAATGGCAGTTGGCTTGTTTGGCGCGATGCCGGCTTTTGCGGTCGACCACAGCAGCATGAAGATGGACACGAAGGAAGGCGTACGGGATGTGCTCTTCAGGCTGAATCAATTCAAGATAAGATCAACCGGCTAGACAGTGAAGTAGCTAAAGGAGAAAAGAAGTACAATGCTAAAGACCTGGCAAATCTCAAGAAAAAGCTCTCTGAGGCTAATAAAATTCTTGATGTCTTAAACAGACAGTGATTCAAAGTAACTTGAGGCGGACGGGCCCGCCTCAAGTTTTATGGGTGTCATGCATGGGAAATAATTTTACATTATTACTTGTATTGCTACTTCTGGCTGGCTTTTGGGGTGCAACAAAAATACTCCGTCAGAATCACCATCCAAGCTGGGCAAAGTAGTGGCAACCGCTGCTTGAGCGTTTCCGTACCGCGAATTTATCGGAGGCTTGTGCATGAAACGAATTTGTGTCTTTTGCGGTTCCAGTCCCGGTGTGCGGCCGGCCTATGTGGAGTCCGCGCGCGAACTTGGCCGTTCACTGGTAGATGCCGGCATGGAGTTGGTGTACGGCGGGGGAGGAGTCGGACTTATGGGAGCGCTGGCGCAATCCGTTTTGGATGCAGGCGGCAGGGTGACTGGTGTGATTCCGCGGTTTCTCGTCGAGAAGGAACTGGCCCACAAGCACCTGAGCGATCTTCATATCGTAGAGTCGATGCACGAGCGTAAGGCGCTGATGGCGCAACTTGCCGACGGCTTCATTGCCTTACCTGGCGGCGTTGGCACACTCGAGGAATTCGTCGAGATTCTCACTTGGTCCCAACTCGGGATACACCGGAAGCCTTGCGGGCTATTGAACCTTGAAGGGTACTACCACAGGTTCCTTGAATTTTTCCATCACATGATCGAAGAGCAGTTTGCGCCGCCGGAGACTGTCGAAACCCTCGTGGTTTCAGCTAAACCGGACGCGTTGTTACAAGCTATGTCACGGTTCCAGCAGCCTCATCTCGACAAGGTTGGGTGGGCATTGGGATTTGCAGAGACTTGAGGTCTGGTTAAATGAATTTTATGGTAGAAAGCAATTGCGATAAACCTAAACAAAACGACGCTGACCTCCTCGGTGCAGGTTTACTTCACGACCTCTCAACGATGAGATTTCTGCCACTTTTTTTGGCCTCATACATGGCGAAATCAGCCCTGTTGACGAATTCGTCAATGGTATCCGGATGGCAAAATTGCGTAACTCCGAAACTGCAGGTCACTTTTTCCCCAATAGCGAAGCTGTGATGTTCGATCGCAGTTCTGATTTTTTCAGCTAACTTGCGCGCTGACCTACAGTCATTATAGGTCAGGATGACAAACTCTTCACCACCGTATCTTGCGAAGATATCAATCTCCCTGAGCCTTTTACTGACTTCCAGCCCTATTTCCCGCAAAACTGTGTCTCCACACTCATGCCCTAGCGTGTCATTAATTTTCTTGAAATGATCGATATCGAAAAATATTAAAGAGAGAGGTATATCCAAGCGTTTTGCTTCGGCCACCTCCGTGTGGAGGAGTTCTTCGAATTTTCTCCTGTTGTAAATTCCGGTCAAAAAATCGGTTGTTGCCAAATTTTCCAAAGCAGCATTGGCCTGCTTGAGCTCTGCTTCTGCTTTATCCCTTTCAATGGTACGTTGCCTCAACCCTCTATAGCCGGCATACAGTCCTGTTAGTCCCAGAAGCCACATGAATGCATGGCCTGACATGAGCAACTGTTCCTCATCCCATATCGAAACTTCGAGCAATTCCATCGGGAAGGTAACAGTTATTCCTCCCCCGATATCTCCTTCTTTGTAACCCTGCTGTGAGTGACATAGGAGGCAGCTTTTTTCGACCTTGAGGGGGCGCATCAATTTCAAATACCTTTTACCTTCTTCAGTTACAATTTCGCTGACTTCTTGGTTGCCGTCCTCTAAAGCAATAAGCGCACGGGTATCCCAGGTATCGGGCTTGTTTTCAGGGCGTAGCGGTTTAAGGCTTGTGACGTGCTCCGAGATCTTCTTTTCTTTCCGGGCCAGTTCATACACTTGACGCATCATGTAAGCCGGGTTGATGAAGGTAAGGACACGACCGGTAGGGGTCTTGATATCTCGCTCGGGAACTGACTTAGGAAGGTCTTGATTCGGCGGGTTCTCCGGGGTAACCGGCACGTACACGCCACCGTGCATCGTATTCCAGTCACGGAAGAGCATGTCTTTGTCGATGTACGCTCGCGCTACGTTAGTGGCAATGGCCAGAATTTCTTTCTTATACCCTCTCATATCCACCAGCAATGAAAGGGCGACGACCAAGGACCATCCACAGGCAAGCACAAAGGAATAGACCCCCGGTTGGGTAATTTTCATTTTGAATTTCATCTTAACTTCCGAATACCAGCAGCAAGGGCTATTTCCGGTGGTTGTGTCGTTTCCCTTTTTGCCGATCACGATAATGGAGCGGTAATCTGCCGTTGCCTGGTTTCCGGTTGATTCACCTTTTTTGTGAGAACAACCGTGGTGCAAAAGTTGAGGCGGTTTTATTAATCTAACCTAGTAATTTTGCATGTCAACTAACCTCCAGTTCCTATGTCCTTCACCTGCACCCCGGCATCGGCCTCCTTGAGGATCGAGACAATCTGCGTCTCAGTGAATCTGGATTTCTTCATTGCAGCCTCCTGGCGTTTTGATAATGCCAGAAAGCTCTACCTTTCAAGTGTCTCTTTTCAGGGGAAGCTTACGCTCCCGTTAAGGGGCGCTGTGAGCGGGTGTCAGCCGAGGCACCCGCCGCCCACGGTGTTGTTCCCTTCGTTAGATAACTCGTCAACCTGGTTTTCGGAGTCGACGGTGATCCTGAAGGAGCAGTCTGGGCTGAAGCAGTTTCTCGGCACCCCGAATAGAAGGTCCACCGATCCTCCAGCCGGAACGGGTGGCGTGTCGAGGGTGACGGGCTGGTTGTTGAACACAACCGTTGTCTTCGAGGCACCTGCGTTTCCGTTACCCTGATTTTTGATGGTCACCCTCAGGAGTGTGCCGTTCTGCTCCAGTCTGCAGAAGGAGAGTGGGCCGGTGCCGGTCGGGCTGAAGGGGATCAGATCCGGTGCAAGGGCCGAGGCGGTCGGCTTGAACGCGAGGATGGAGACCTTGTGGGAGTACGCATGCCCGGGGCTGCCGTCCTTGTCCCTCAGTATCGAAGACACCTTGTAGTGCAAGGTTCCCGCGGGAGCGTTGGGGGCCTTGTCGTAGTGGAACTCGTCGAGCCAGGTCCCTACCTCGGTTACGTGTTCGTCATCACAGCCGCAACCTATGTCCCACCCAGTCAGCATGGGAATGGCGTACTCGTAAGGGACGTTCTCAACAGCGACGTCTTTCGTTTGCAGTCCTGACGCTTCACCAAGGCACGCACCGAACACCCCCGTATCCTCATGGGGGAGGATAGAGAAAGGGGGCTGGATCACGGCGACATCCTTGCCTCCCAGCCCCGATGCCATGTGCCCGAATCCGTAGCCTCTCCTCCCGTCGTTGTCCTTGAAGATGGCATAGGTGTCCCAGCTGACAAATCCGGAGTCGACCTGGTTCACAGTGTCAGCAGGAGGGGGCTGGGGAACCGGCACCGGAGTCAGATCCTGGAAAAAGCCCTTTTTGTACTTCATTTCGTTCTCGACGAACGCCTCTCCATGGTCCAGGTTCACCCCGATCTGAAGCAGATGGTGATCCGTGTCGCACTCGGAGCTCCACTTGAAGCCGAACCCGCGTGGGAGTATGGCAACGGTCTTTCCTGAGGCGAAATCAGGGTTGAAGAGGAAGCTTGGAAAGGAGGAGAGTGCAGTGGTTGTGCCTTTGTTGTCCGTTATGAAGAAGTTCGCGTCAGAGGGGGTCCGGTTATCGCAGCTTCCGTCCTTCTGGTCCACGACCAGGTTGAGGTTGGTGGGGTTCCATGCTACCACCGTATAGAAATAGCACCATTTGTAGCCATCGTCGAAGTTCTTGTCGGCAAGGACTCCTGACGCCTGCCATTTCAGGGTCTTATCCTCCAGGCGGATATTGCTAATCATGGTGCCGAGCCCTCCCACGTGGTGGTCGCTGCTCAGGTAGTTCATGCGCCAGCCGTTGAGAAAAACCGCGGCGTTGCCTGCATAGCGCGGGATCTCCAGGCTCTCTTCCAGTTTCAAGACCTCCTCGGTGCCCCGCTGGTCCGATTCGGCGCAGCTGAAACCGTGATAGGCCGCGATGGTTCCGGGATCCTCAAGGACCACGTTTCTCCCCGAGGAAGTCGTCGTGCCGACCGGAGCCCCGCCGATCAAATCGCACATCTGCGTGTAGGTGACGCAGGGAGTGCAGGATGACAGAAAGCCCAAGCCAGAAACGGTGAGAGAAGCGAGCAGAGCGGATCTGAACCATTTTCCTGTGCGCATTTTCTCCTCCTGAACGGTTCTTTTGGTTAAAAAAAGTTCAGAAGAAGTCTAAAGGGTGAAACTGTGATTACAACCGGAGAGGCCGTTTATGGCGGCGATGAGCGGGAACGAAAAAAGCCCTTCGCCTTTGCGAAGGGCTTTTTAGTCGGTGCGAGAAGAGCGCAGGCAAGCTCAAGCTTTCTTCAGATACGCCTCAGCGTCCTCGGCTGAGAGTGGTTTACTGAAGAAATACCCCTGAATGATGTCGCAGCCTTCTTGGACCAGGAACTCAAGTTGGGCAGCCGTTTCCACCCCTTCCGCCACCACTTTCTTGCCCAGGGAATGCGCCATGGCGATGGTCGCCGACGCGATCGCTGCATCATCCGGGTCTGTCTCTATGTCTTTCACGAAGGAGCGGTCAATTTTCAGTTTGTCCACCGGGAAGAGCTTCAAATAGCTCAATGATGAATATCCTGTGCCGAAATCGTCGATGGCGAGGTCGATTCCCATGCTTTTTAGTACCCCGAGGATCCTGACACTCTCTACAGGGCGCTCCATGGTCATGCTCTCGGTAACCTCCAACTCGATCATCCCGGGCTCGACACCGTAGCTCGCCATAATCGAGGAGAGTATTTCAGGAAGCTCTGGTTGCTGCAACTGGCGCGCCGAAAGGTTGACGCTGATCTTCTCGAAGGGCACACCCGCCTTCTTCCACTTTGCAGCCTGATCACAAGCCATTTCAAAGACATGCCGTCCGATTTCGAGGATGAGACCGGATTCCTCGGCGATGGAGATGAACAGGTCAGGTGACACGAGGCCAGCCTCCGGACTCTGCCACCGCACCAGCGCCTCGAGACCGGTGACCTTGCCGGTGATCGCCTCCACCTGCGGCTGGTAGTGCAGCACGAATTCGTCGTTGGTGATCGCGCTGCGCAGGTTGTTCTCCATCGCGAGCCGCTGTCGTGCCGCCGTGTGCATCTCCTTGGTGAACATCTGGTAGGTGTTTCTGCCGGCGGCCTTTGCATGGTACATGGCGATGTCTGCGGTCTTGAAGAGTTCAGATACCGAGCCGCCGTCATGCGGGAAGACGCTTATGCCGATGCTCGGGCTCGTGTACACCGCGTTGTTATCAAGGAAATAGGGAGAGGATACTGTCTGCAGTATCTTTTCCGCCAGATGCGCCGGCTCGAGATGTGACCGGATCTGGGGCTGGACTACTACGAACTCGTCGCCGCCGAAGCGGGCGACTATGTCTTCAGCGCGCAAGGAACTCTTGAGCCTTGACGCAACCTCCTTCAAAAGCAGGTCCCCCACGTGATGTCCCAGCGTGTCGTTGATGGTCTTGAACCGGTCGAGATCGATGAAAAAGACGGCCAGCTGGTGGGAGCCCCGTTTCGCCTGTTCGAGCGCCTGGGACAGCCTTTCGACGAGCGTGTGCCGGTTCGGAAGCGTGGTGAGCGTGTCGGTGTGGGCCAGCTGCTCGATCCGCTTTTCTGCCTCCTTGCGCTGGGTTATGTCGGAGAAGGACGCGAAGTAGTTGGTGATGCGGTTATCCCGGTCTTTGATCGCGGTTATGGTGAGCCATTTGGGATAAAGGGTGCCGTCCTTGCGCTTGTCCCAGATCTCCCCCTGCCAGTAGTTCGTCTCCAGGATGGAGCGCCACATCGACTCGTAGAAGGTAATGTCCTCGATCCCCGATTTGAGGATCTTCGGGTTCTTGCCGAGCGCCTCCTCGCGCGTATAACCGGTGAACTGCTCGAAGGCGACGTTCGTTTCGATGATGTTGTTCTCGCTGTCGGTGATGACGATCGCTTCGCCGCTTTCGTTGAAGATCTTCGCCAGCAGCTTGATCCGCTTCTGCGCCTTCATCTGATCGGAAGTGTCACGTATGCATTCGATGGCGCCGATCACCTCGCCCTTGCTGTCGCGCAGCACGCAGGCGGAGGAGGTGATATAGGCGGGGGTGGCGCCAAGCCCAGGCGCGTAACACTCGCCATGCACTATATCTCCGTTACGGGTAAAACCTTCGTAGTTCTGTTCCTCCACCTCGACGTTCGGGTTAAGGACGAGGTCGACTAGAATCGGGC from Citrifermentans bremense harbors:
- a CDS encoding CARDB domain-containing protein, translating into MRTGKWFRSALLASLTVSGLGFLSSCTPCVTYTQMCDLIGGAPVGTTTSSGRNVVLEDPGTIAAYHGFSCAESDQRGTEEVLKLEESLEIPRYAGNAAVFLNGWRMNYLSSDHHVGGLGTMISNIRLEDKTLKWQASGVLADKNFDDGYKWCYFYTVVAWNPTNLNLVVDQKDGSCDNRTPSDANFFITDNKGTTTALSSFPSFLFNPDFASGKTVAILPRGFGFKWSSECDTDHHLLQIGVNLDHGEAFVENEMKYKKGFFQDLTPVPVPQPPPADTVNQVDSGFVSWDTYAIFKDNDGRRGYGFGHMASGLGGKDVAVIQPPFSILPHEDTGVFGACLGEASGLQTKDVAVENVPYEYAIPMLTGWDIGCGCDDEHVTEVGTWLDEFHYDKAPNAPAGTLHYKVSSILRDKDGSPGHAYSHKVSILAFKPTASALAPDLIPFSPTGTGPLSFCRLEQNGTLLRVTIKNQGNGNAGASKTTVVFNNQPVTLDTPPVPAGGSVDLLFGVPRNCFSPDCSFRITVDSENQVDELSNEGNNTVGGGCLG
- a CDS encoding EAL domain-containing protein; the encoded protein is MNQLQQIFFLRTTNVNIIKIRGLATAAVWTLLIAGAAAWTVQQARHQALQLAETEARISLAKDLAFRKWAGKRGNMYLPLGEQVTPTPFLNHVPDRDITTTEGERLTLKNPAMIMNEITREAPQLYGVKTRITSRLYLNPVDAPDEWERTALFIVEGTRQDYHGVVDIDGKPYLRMMEPLIMEDSCLKCHAWTGIKVGELRGGTNVSIPLEPFYDAARTQMQGGLVSYAGIWLLGITAIGFITRRTMSLEVERCDGEARVREKNLQLETEVTERKNLENELRHSHQHLLNIIDFMPDATLIIDMEGRVLVWSRELARLTGVPPESMVGKKDYEYALPFYGKRRPILVDLVLNPNVEVEEQNYEGFTRNGDIVHGECYAPGLGATPAYITSSACVLRDSKGEVIGAIECIRDTSDQMKAQKRIKLLAKIFNESGEAIVITDSENNIIETNVAFEQFTGYTREEALGKNPKILKSGIEDITFYESMWRSILETNYWQGEIWDKRKDGTLYPKWLTITAIKDRDNRITNYFASFSDITQRKEAEKRIEQLAHTDTLTTLPNRHTLVERLSQALEQAKRGSHQLAVFFIDLDRFKTINDTLGHHVGDLLLKEVASRLKSSLRAEDIVARFGGDEFVVVQPQIRSHLEPAHLAEKILQTVSSPYFLDNNAVYTSPSIGISVFPHDGGSVSELFKTADIAMYHAKAAGRNTYQMFTKEMHTAARQRLAMENNLRSAITNDEFVLHYQPQVEAITGKVTGLEALVRWQSPEAGLVSPDLFISIAEESGLILEIGRHVFEMACDQAAKWKKAGVPFEKISVNLSARQLQQPELPEILSSIMASYGVEPGMIELEVTESMTMERPVESVRILGVLKSMGIDLAIDDFGTGYSSLSYLKLFPVDKLKIDRSFVKDIETDPDDAAIASATIAMAHSLGKKVVAEGVETAAQLEFLVQEGCDIIQGYFFSKPLSAEDAEAYLKKA
- a CDS encoding LOG family protein; its protein translation is MKRICVFCGSSPGVRPAYVESARELGRSLVDAGMELVYGGGGVGLMGALAQSVLDAGGRVTGVIPRFLVEKELAHKHLSDLHIVESMHERKALMAQLADGFIALPGGVGTLEEFVEILTWSQLGIHRKPCGLLNLEGYYHRFLEFFHHMIEEQFAPPETVETLVVSAKPDALLQAMSRFQQPHLDKVGWALGFAET
- a CDS encoding diguanylate cyclase produces the protein MKFKMKITQPGVYSFVLACGWSLVVALSLLVDMRGYKKEILAIATNVARAYIDKDMLFRDWNTMHGGVYVPVTPENPPNQDLPKSVPERDIKTPTGRVLTFINPAYMMRQVYELARKEKKISEHVTSLKPLRPENKPDTWDTRALIALEDGNQEVSEIVTEEGKRYLKLMRPLKVEKSCLLCHSQQGYKEGDIGGGITVTFPMELLEVSIWDEEQLLMSGHAFMWLLGLTGLYAGYRGLRQRTIERDKAEAELKQANAALENLATTDFLTGIYNRRKFEELLHTEVAEAKRLDIPLSLIFFDIDHFKKINDTLGHECGDTVLREIGLEVSKRLREIDIFARYGGEEFVILTYNDCRSARKLAEKIRTAIEHHSFAIGEKVTCSFGVTQFCHPDTIDEFVNRADFAMYEAKKSGRNLIVERS